gtgtgtgtgtgtgtgcttttgttgttcttgttgcttCAATTCAAATTATGACGAAGggacaaaaaacaaaagtagGTCTACAGTGACACTCAAAAGTCAAGATACAAGTTAAATCAAAcgattatcctacatacgcgaGAGAGATCACCCATGTCTTAACTAAACCGTACACTTACACGTGCGAATTTAAGATGCCTTTTTTCACTTGgtcttggtcaataaatatgaaacaaaagacgatatgctccccctcggacgacaaaaaagctggtctgtcaacaacccatcaaacatcttataatatctgAGACGTTCGAAAGTGCAATGAAGCTCCGTCATAGTGCCAGAAAAAAAGCGATGTCttgttttctttgaaaaaaatcTGCTCCTCGTATGCCCCTCCTACTACTATTGTAGTGCACCACGTGACTAAGTCTGCCAACTGGGACTGATTTTAGGTGAACTGCGAAATGCGAGGACAGTCAGGCCGGAACAGATTTGGCTGATTATATTTTTTGTAAAAAGGCATAAACATGTTTAATCAAAAATATTAGTATCAGTTTTTCTAGGGAATGAATTTTAAATTTTAATCTTTTGTTTATGATGCATTGTAATTTAATCAAGTTTGGTTTCACTATGGAAACgataatttgattggtcagattGCTGAAACTCATTGAAAGGTACCGGTTTTCAATTATACACATCGATTACACATTGACAGATTTCAATTTGAAACTTTGAGGTTGTCATCATAGtctgacgcccgacaaaagcctAACTGAAGCTCGACGGaacgaagcgacggagggcgtTTAATTAGGTTTTGGGAGGGTGTCAATCCACGATCGttaccgagaagtttcaaacgGAAATCTATCAATGTGTTGTTGTCAGTGAAGCCAAATTGGCGGCACTTTACTCGCAAGATCGCTTCGAACAAAATATTTTGATTGCAATTAACTGGTAATACAGCCGTTATTTCTAATGTGCTGGCTGTTAGCAGATAACAGACATATCTCGCAAATGATATCAACATTCGCCTGCGGGCTCAAATTGATATCAATTTTAGAAATATCATTGCTATCAGTCAACATATGAGATAAACACCACAATAACATTTGAGCGTCTAAGTGTTTTCCAGGCCTCTTTGGGTGGCAGACTGTATATCTTTCCTTTAGAAGAGCGGGACAATACTGAGATGAACATTATTAAAGTTTCGGTCTGCATAAAAGGGAAGATTCCTTGTCGTGTAAGCCGTTCGAGTTTGCCATCAAAGATCTTGTCAGGCCTTTACGCAGGATAAGAGCAACCTACAGCTTAAACGCAGGGCAAAAATAAAGAGCCTCACTGCGTGTTTCCTTTTCAGAGTGGGACATTTTTGACACATTGATTTTTTTGAGTGATATCTGTGTTTATCTGCAAAATCATGCGTCGAGATTACCTCCAAACACGCACTTGCAGGACACCTAAACGTGGATCTTTAGTCGAGAAGTTGACAGCTCTGATTTCATGCCGCAGGTATGGCGCGTTCGCAAAACTTTTCAAAAGTGATTGTCTGTTTTTCATGGAAACTTTCTTAACTAATTACCCGGGCCACTTGTTTACATCTTTTCCGAGACGTGACTTGAGCTAAAGTTGTGAGAAGACTTCAGTTTGAACGACGCATGAGAACAGCATAACATCTACAAAACAGATTATTCTGCACGACAAGGAGCCGGCTTACTAAATTGGTGCTCGTGTCGATAGGAAAGCAAAAGCTTAGAAATGAAACTGCTAACGTCTGTTCCGAAAATATGatttcaaaacataaacacaaaaaaaacatatttctggagCAAGCGTCTCGGATAATCTATCGGGACAACCTTAACAAGTGCGCTGCGGTAAAAACTCAGGCCATGTGCATCTTGGAATAGTTAGCACGGTGGCCAGATCCCCTGATACGCTCGGCGACATTGCTCAAAAATGTGCACATGGCAGTGAACGCTTCGCAGACCTTTTGCCAGGCCTTGGAAGCCAACTCCTCCACCTTGGTCTTCAGCCACCGGAAGAAACCAATCAGCTTGTTAGACATGCGGGACAGCATGGACAGAACTTCTTGTTGAAATTCCTCGTCTTCTGTTGTTGGTTGAGCCCCTTCAGTCGTGGGTTCATCAGCCCTATCGGCCTCAGGTTCTGCCGGAGTGGCGTCGTCCTCTCGACGCCTGTGAGGACAATATGCTTAACTATACACATTGCTTCAGAAAAGATATCACTTGCCTTTTGTTTTTACCCGAAAATGCTCATCAATAATAAAGTACACCTTAGATTTTGCTCACAAAGTAAACAGGCAAATAACAGCAGTTGTGTTAAACACAATCTAGGAAAATATCAATGTTTTACTGAGGTTCTTTGTGACTGGCTTGTATTTTTGATCCGTTCTTTGAGATCTTAACCTAGGCCACTTAGTGCAAGTAATTTCTGCATCACTGTTCATAAATTGCCTGTGTTTTATTCTAAAATTGTTTTCATGTGTAGACTATACTCACAAGGTTATGACGGAGTATTCGTCAGTCGTGGTCGAGGAGATGACAGGAGTTGTCGGCCTTATGCCAGGAAATCCTGTGATAGAATTCACG
This sequence is a window from Littorina saxatilis isolate snail1 unplaced genomic scaffold, US_GU_Lsax_2.0 scaffold_1159, whole genome shotgun sequence. Protein-coding genes within it:
- the LOC138957752 gene encoding uncharacterized protein codes for the protein MGNVRSADHKYTKLKEAEENLDTMVKNMKNSYNGGTYIPTDNFKEYVGGTFDFMKQATLDALGDSWGSNEGSNNNAQIVGTTDALQPDKLNNLLLPRHPEEIGFPGIRPTTPVISSTTTDEYSVITLRREDDATPAEPEADRADEPTTEGAQPTTEDEEFQQEVLSMLSRMSNKLIGFFRWLKTKVEELASKAWQKVCEAFTAMCTFLSNVAERIRGSGHRANYSKMHMA